Genomic segment of Salvia hispanica cultivar TCC Black 2014 chromosome 2, UniMelb_Shisp_WGS_1.0, whole genome shotgun sequence:
CATTATTGTATAACATTTTTGCTCACCTCGGCAATTTCTAGCCAGAAGTCTTTGTATGTTGAGTCAGCTATTGggtcttttattttatcaaccTGCCTGGGACAAAAAAATTAGCACTGAAAAAGAATTATAACACTAAAAGTGATTAAAGCAAGACAACTGGTAAGATGTCAAAAGATATAGGGTTCGgaatatatgcaattaaaatcaataacaaGCCACGTAATCATACAAGTAAGCCCTTTGACtgttttaaataaacaaaattccaaGTAAATGCTCTTAAAAACATTatctttaataatatatatgaatattaccTCTTCAGTGCTTAGACCAAGATGCTCAGTCCACAAGGAAAGTCTAAGGCTGAAAGAAAACTTTCCAGCCTTCCATGGGCTCCCATCCATGGATGAATCAACAAACTCTTTATCTTCTAACAGGATGGCTATCTGTATAACACACCATCAccacatttttaatactatatagaAAAAATCTAAGATAAGATATATTAACACTTTATAATTAACCAATCTGCGTTATTCTAACCATGATTTTGTAACACATACATGAATCTATGCATGTCAAACTCACATTACAATGAATATGTCATTGTCTAGTCAGTCATTCAAGATGAAGTAGGGCAGTGCATTTGAGAACCGTGTGTGAACCAAAAGATAAGCCCTACTAAAATCGCTACATGTTTACAGTATTAGGCTCCAGACAACATTATACTCCTAATCTTACAATATTGCTATCGCAGTTTAATTATCGAACCAACGGGGAACAAACTCACCTCTGAGTCCCTTGAACCCAGCAAACTCCGATCATTAATATTGCATGACCCAATCAAAGCACGACGGTCATCTACTATCATAACTTTGCTGTGGACATAAATCTGCAAATGCAAGATAGGTCTCAGAATATTTTGATCAAGAAGCATGGATGGCTAAAACTTCCCATGTCAAAACTGACTGAGCATGAGGGAATGGGATTACTAGGTTCATATATTGGCTTGGAAAGTCATATTGTACTGATGAAGGAAAAGTGCTAACTGTATTTGGAAGAAtacgatttaaaaaaaattatccaaaACGATATATACCTGACTCGTAACCAGAGGACCACCTTTGAAAAGTCTGCCATAATTTCTTAAACCAAAGAAAGATACAAAATTATGCATCATGGGACCAAGTTCTGAACTGAGTTTTTGCAATATTGAACTTTCTGTTCTGCAAATAGTGCGATACTGCCAATGCATTATTGCTCGAACAGTAGCTGCTCCTCCATCATCTACACCACCCTGTTTACTGAATAGTTACTCAGAGATATAGTAACAAGATTCAGATGGAATCTTTCTATTCAGCAGGAAAGTACCTGAAACCCAGGCAACAGAGGGATGATGATTATAACTCTGAAgcactttttttctttgtgaGCCCGCATTATGCGCTTATACAGAGATTCAAGCACACGGTTTTGTATAACTTCATCTTCTGCAAGGCCTGATATAAAAAACTGATTCTGGAAGACAAGGAAACAAATTTGGCATATCAATTTGGAAACAAATTAACACTAAAGAATAGGAACGTAAGATGAAAACATTTACAGAAGTACAAAGATGAGTCCTCATTCCATAACTTTAAGCCATGTACGACTAAAAACAGGAACACATTAGTCCAGAAGGGACAGGCTGGCCTATTTTAGTAGCATTTATTTTAACTTCAATTTAACTTATATTGTGATTTTTGCTGAAGGCTTAATTTATCCATCTTTACTCTCACCTTGTCATGCAGGACACTGGGGTAATTGTTACTCTCACCCCATGTGACAGGACGATGATCATactttgtatgttaaaaaaattgagataattTCTTTCTAGTTAGATGTCTATTCAACCTAAGCTTCTAATATGCATTTTCCTGTTGATACtatttaaaactttataaTGTTTGGATGGCATAGATTGATTGGTCCTGGGAAATGAAGAAATACCTCAACATATATGAAGTGTTCTGCCTCCTCAATGAGGGCACAGTAAGCTCTATGAATGCTGTCTTCAGATTGATTTGTCCCAGCAGACCACTGGCTCACACTTCTGACAACCTATACCAATGAAATATGCATCTCAGGTGAAACTTTTGAGGCTAATCAGTCCAACTTAGTTGGCTCATGGTCCAATTTATTTTGACGTGCCTGTTTAAAATATGCTTAGCTTCTATAGTTACTTTCATTTGCTTTTTATTTCCCACTCAAAGTAGAGTTTGTTCTAGGTGCTCAAAATAAGGTGATTGTGTTTGAGTTAAGCTACGATAAGCTGCTCATGCCTCAGTAGTCGCTACTTTTTCTTCTAGTGACAAGATATGTGATTCTAAattatcttcttcatcttacctcctatattattttaatgctTCCAGAATCATGGGGCAAAACATAACTTTTTTGTCTAAACTACTAATGAAAGCTTCATCTCTGAGGTCTACAAGTATTCAAAGCCCAATATTTAGAAATGCCACTGAGACCCTATTTATTTgcttgaaaattaattaactaactTGGGAATCGGATCAccaaaatttaagtttttctAATGATTTGAATGAATTTAAGGAAAGTAGAATTATTTTCCCAAACTGGGAGTCTCATCTCCTATAGTTGAAAAACAGATACCAATTTCAATAACACTAACCTGGCAGCGGCATAAACTACGTGGACCAACTTGTGTTACGTCATTGGCTGATTTGACCTGGCTTCGTAGCGGATCAGATTCTGAAGTTGTCTCCACTGATgttgcattttttatatttgcagTATCATGGTTATCGATGAAACTAAATCTCATGTCTTGGTGAGAAAGTGACCTGCTTCTACTATGACCAATCTTCTCATTTGGAGTGTATTTACTTGAGTTAAAGTCATTCCATCTATTGTCCATGACAGAGGACTCTGGACCATTCGCTTCATGCGGCAAAAGTAGTGGGATGTCGTCGGGTGGTACTTCTGAGGAAAAAGAATTTTTCCTACTTAATTCCTCTGGTTCAACTTGAGAGATTTTCCTGTTTATGCCGGTTTCACTGCCTTTTCCCATGTAGTGCGGTAAAACCATCTGATTTTGCGGTATAAGTAGCggtattttctcttcatttggTGCTTTACTCCTCTGGTTTGATGGTCGAAATATATTAGCagttgaatatttattggAATACACCAGAAGCCGGGAGGCTCACCTTTGCATGGTTCCAGCGCTGAACAAAATGTCTAGCAATATCCCTACAAGGGGGGCCCCATACAGCACAATGAACATCATGCCATGGCATCCGAGGGTACTTTTCTCTATCCAGTTCATCTTTTAGGGTATCCTCCCATGAATTGGGTTCTGATTCTCTGAATATTAATGGAGCAGTGAACATTGATAAGATCAAATTACTTTAACTAATCAACTATACCAAAGAATCTTCTGGTATTCAACCAAATTCCTTTAACCAATCTATGTCTTGTAACAATCAAATTCATGGACAGATATGAATATTTTCAAGAACTTGAATACTTAGCCAGTACTTACTTTCTAAATACATACATTATCTATGTTTCATACAAAAAGATCATTTACCTTGGATTATAGTAGTCTTTTCCAGGCCATAAGAAAGGAGGCAAATCACTTATTTTGTGTTCAGTTGTGTCATATCGCCCGAAGCATAAATCTAGCCCTCCAATATAACATATCTTGTTATCCACAATAACAAGCTTTTCATGGTGAGACCTGCACGAACCATTGCTAAGTTTTTGAAACGAGATCGCAAAGTTTCTTGAATGAATCTGAACAAACTTCTCAAAAaccacaaataaataaataaaaaaagttcttttatttctctagTGTAGGATTTCTGAAGCAATAACCTACCATAAGTAGACGCCAGTTGACAAATGATCAGGATACCGTAGAACTTTGACATTTTCATGAATGCTAAGAAGCTTTCTCTTACTAAATAagctattaatttttaaagcaAGAGAAACTTCCTTGTAGAGAAGAATGTGTATCTGCACGGTGTTATATATAAAGAATTCAGAGAACAACTACAGTCaatgaaatagaaataaacaAACTCCAGTATAGCTTTGCTTCCATGGCTATGGACAAGAAAATGGAGAACCAGAACCTTGAGATGACATTCAGGAAGATAAAAGCTATTGCTTTCCAGGTATAATAGAACAATGTTTTTATACATTGCAGTCAGTCAAGATATTCAATTCGACACTGCAAGCAATCTTATAGGCTGTCAGCCAAGAGAAGTTGCATGCATCTTCATCATAtcttagtaataaaaaaaaagctgAATTCTGGTCTAcatttaaatgataattaaaaGTTCCACAGCACATATTTGTACAAAAAGCATTTAATCTTTACCACCATTGGACATTTGAGACAAAGATcaacaacaaaagaaaagattgATAGCTAAGTAGTTGGCATGCTTAATGTGTACCTGGACCCCTTCCTTAGCTTTAGCCTCGAGTAAAATATCAAGCCTGGAGGAGCTGTTATTGTGATATGGCCTTCTTAAGTACAATTCTGGGCAAAGCCACCATCCGGTTATGTATATCTGCGAACATACTTTGGCTAGTTTAGATATTTGAACTGCCAAAAATGGCGAGACAATAAAATGACATGTCTGGAAACTTAACCTCGGATCTAGCTCGCTCTATGGACGAAGCAATTGATTCAAATGCTGCTTTTCCATCTATGAACCATTGGGCTAGGCTTCCATCTTCTTCTAGTCCTCTAGTAGGAGCAAATGAATTAAAACGATGAGGATGACACCAACTTTCAGAACGCTTTGCCTCGACCTCATTAATTGCAGATATCCACTCTAGAACTTTAGAGTTGCTTGTAGTCCTTATCTTTATGCTTCTATTCCCACTACAAACCTGTTCAGCATTTAATCCAAGGAGATCGACTTAGTCGCTTTctaaatagtaatatatttcaaGTTTTATAAGACATATGACAACTGAATGCTGCAAGTTACAACTATGTTGACTCTGACTCGCAAAGTAATCAACCATATAGGCAGCTCAAGCTTTAAACATATCATTGGACATTGAAGAAAGAACACTGCATATGCCACCCATATAGGTAACTCAAGCTTTAAGGCATGTTAAACTTTGACCACAAAGAACCTCCAAATTATGCAGGCCATTTGATAACTATATGCTACATCCTTCCCACTTGATATGCTTAATATCACGTGTTCATTTCTCATTCCAGTTTCAAgctgtttttttaataaaatcaaattagtaAACATTGTATAAACCGTAGACAAACTGAATACCCCAAAGCCtggaaaatattaacaaaacatGGGGTATCTACAGAGATACCAAGGTAAGTTGGGGAAGCATTATTTAGTGTTGATGCTTAGCCAAACAGGATGTGAGAATGAAGCTTACCTTAAATGCATGAAGCAAAGGATTCTGTTCCTTCGACAGTTCTGCCAAATGAACTTCATCATCTCCTTTCTTATTTGAGGTTGGTAGGACATCAAAGACAACTATGTCTAAGACTTTGGTACCAAAATGATTTCCAAGGAAAGCCAGGCATCCCGGTTTGAGCACAAGCCAAACCTAAATTCAGGTCATTTGGGATCAAACTATTCAGAATTGAGAGATCTCTTAGTAAGGTTGGCTATGAGCAAAGGGAAATTAATTTGGAGAAATCAAgtgtatttttcattatt
This window contains:
- the LOC125205600 gene encoding phospholipase D zeta 1-like, which produces MSRERLISSHDRSALSSSRSLRFSEDAAASTRIFDELPTATIVSVSRPEASDITPLLLSYNIQLQYKQFKWQLRKKASQVIYLHLSLKKRAILEEFHEKQEQVKELLHNIGVGDHATVLHDEDDPDNGSLPIYHDESLRNRNVPSRAALSVIRPVIDKQQISDKGKVAMQDYLNHFLGNLDIVNSQEVCKFLEVSRLSFSEEYGPKLKEGYVLVKHLDRSSEKDTCPGSWLCFCCCGRNWQKVWLVLKPGCLAFLGNHFGTKVLDIVVFDVLPTSNKKGDDEVHLAELSKEQNPLLHAFKVCSGNRSIKIRTTSNSKVLEWISAINEVEAKRSESWCHPHRFNSFAPTRGLEEDGSLAQWFIDGKAAFESIASSIERARSEIYITGWWLCPELYLRRPYHNNSSSRLDILLEAKAKEGVQIHILLYKEVSLALKINSLFSKRKLLSIHENVKVLRYPDHLSTGVYLWSHHEKLVIVDNKICYIGGLDLCFGRYDTTEHKISDLPPFLWPGKDYYNPRESEPNSWEDTLKDELDREKYPRMPWHDVHCAVWGPPCRDIARHFVQRWNHAKRSKAPNEEKIPLLIPQNQMVLPHYMGKGSETGINRKISQVEPEELSRKNSFSSEVPPDDIPLLLPHEANGPESSVMDNRWNDFNSSKYTPNEKIGHSRSRSLSHQDMRFSFIDNHDTANIKNATSVETTSESDPLRSQVKSANDVTQVGPRSLCRCQVVRSVSQWSAGTNQSEDSIHRAYCALIEEAEHFIYVENQFFISGLAEDEVIQNRVLESLYKRIMRAHKEKKCFRVIIIIPLLPGFQGGVDDGGAATVRAIMHWQYRTICRTESSILQKLSSELGPMMHNFVSFFGLRNYGRLFKGGPLVTSQIYVHSKVMIVDDRRALIGSCNINDRSLLGSRDSEIAILLEDKEFVDSSMDGSPWKAGKFSFSLRLSLWTEHLGLSTEEVDKIKDPIADSTYKDFWLEIAESNTKIYHDVFSCIPNDTIHSRSALRQSMNHWKQKLRHTTIDLGVAPEKLEFHENGEVITIDPETKLKSVRGQLVSFPLGFMKQEDDLRPMFNEGEFYTSSQVFH